The following nucleotide sequence is from Bos taurus isolate L1 Dominette 01449 registration number 42190680 breed Hereford chromosome 3, ARS-UCD2.0, whole genome shotgun sequence.
GGGGCAAAGGCATAACTGGGTCCCAGAGAATGCTGGGTAGAGATCCGAGGGACACTTTGGCTGGCTCTGAGGTTGTGGGGGTCTGAGTGGGCATGTCAGTAGGCAGGAGCAAGACGATGTAAATAACTGGTGTGTACTGATCCCAGGGAGTGATTCAGGGAGAGCATGTGTTGGTGGCTGCCAAGGGGAAGCGAAGAGTCAATTCTGCTCATTTTGGCTGTGTCCTGTGCATTGTCATAAGCCCGCAGGACAGCTTTCCCTTGCAGCTTTGTGTGTGAGCTAGAGGAGCAGGGCCTGATCTCTGTAAGCTGGGAACTAGTACCAGCTCAGTGCTTTCCCCAAGATCTTCAGGGACAGGGAGCTGGCTAGATCAGGTCTTCTATTTAGGTTCCCAGCCTTACATGGAGGGCCTCATAAAGACCCCACCCAAGCTAGACTCCTCCCTTTCTACAAGTTGGGAGGAACCGGGCCTTTCCACCCAACGCCCTCCCCACCCAGGCACCAGTGAGTCAGGAAACCTGGCTTTCAGTCTTTCTATCCAGGACAACCTCCTTTCCTCCCTGGGTCCCAAACTGTTCCCATGCTGACTTTTTCTGATTCCCCTGTAGACATTTAGAACTTTCGGTCTCAAGGCCTATTTATTATACATATAGTTCAGTGATTCTCAAATAGAGAGACTGGGGGCAGGCCATTCCTGGTATTGGGAGGGTATGGTAAGATCAGCCATCTGGGCCAGTAGGCTCCCCGAGCCAGACTTGGAGGAGCGCCAGGTCCTGCTGCAGTCTGACTGGGGTCCTAGCCAGCAGGCCAAGCTCCTGTGCACCAGAGGTGCgctggaggtgggggctgggtaCGGAGGCCCAGAGATGAGGCAGGTCTGACAGATGGCACAAACTGGAACCAGGATAGCACTTCACTTGGTGTTTGTGGCCCATCCTTGGTCAAGCACAGCCGGCTCCGGGAGTCTTGATGGACGCTGGCCTGGGTGCTATAAAAAGAAGAATGGGAAGCTGAGAGGCAGGCTCTACCACAGAAGTTGCAACCGTGCCTCCTGTCTGCCTGCTCTACCCTGCCCACCTGAACGATGCCGGCCATGGTGCCCGTGGAGTGGAGGCAGGTCTCTGCCACCATTAATCCAGCAGCTCCTTGATACACCAGCAGCAGAGGAGGATGTAGGCTATTTCCTTCAGGGTCTGCTGCAGGCCCTCCCACCCTGTGCCCATCTTCATGATGGGAACCCTAAGTCCAGTGTCTCTCAGGACTCCTCCGAGGGAGAAGGGCAGGGTCTGGGCTAGGGGCTGTGTCCGGGGCTGCATGTGGGCTGCAGCTGAGGAAGGGTGTGGTAGCTGCGTCCTGTGCCTTTTATCTTCATTGTCCCCACCCCCTTCAGACCTCATGACTGTGGGCACAAGGGCCCCAGGGTCTAGCACAGGAAGGTTCTGGGCCCGAGAATGGGCTGAGTCAGCCCCTGTGCCCAGGGATGCTGGGATGGGGTTAGTAGGAGGGCTGGCCACTCCATCTTTCATCCTCCATGGCCAGGCCAGCTCAGCTTCCCTTTTTCCAGCCTGGGTCTTCAAACCCTGGGTCTACTGGCTGGTTGTCCCTCCCCTCTACCCCCCAGGGTTGGCACTGCTCCCTGCTTCTGCCCTCTAGTGGGTTCCTGCTGAGGCTGGCACTGAAAATCATCAGAGAGAGCTCCTTTCCAGCCTGCTCTCCCCCACATCCCCCTTAGAGTGAGCACTGGGGGCTCCGAGCTGCCGGGGCCTGGCTTCCTTTTGCTTCTCCCGTTCCCTGAAGCAGGAAGACAAAGGCAGAGCCAGAGCAACAGGCACAGGAGAGGTGGTTTATTGACAGGTTAGACCCCAGGAcggcctccttccttccctccctggaAAGGGTGGGAGTGGGAGGTCACGTGCGGGAGTTCCGCTCCTCGTCTTCATTCTCAAGCAGGTAGGCCGGACGGTAGGTGGGCTGTCCTTCTGGGCTCAGGCACTTCAGGGCCGGGTTCTGTACTGTGTTCTCCCGGCTTCCCAGTGACGTGTagctgggtggggggtggggtggggggggtggaggGTATGGTGGGTTTGTGGTGGGCTTGGTGTTCCCAGTCCCAGCACCCTCATGTCTTCCACATACCCATCCTGTTCCCCCAACAGCTTACCCTCGGTCATACAGGATACAGTAGGGGACAAACAGTTGGCGCAGAAAGTCCCAGATGTCTCTGTAGGTCCAGTCCTGGGAGGCCAGCATCAGAGCGGAGTCACAAATACTCCCCCTCCTACATCTACCTTCATCCACCTGGGAAAGGGCCTATCCCAGTTCTTTTGCTCCCCTAGCCTTGGAGGGAGGGCCTGCTACTAAACTCTCCAGTACATCTTGCTCTGTGTATGCCAATCAATGAGAGAAACCATCCCGTCCCCTCCCCATTCTCAATCCACCCTCCGCTGGCATGTAATTTCCAGGAGGAAAGGGAGAGGCTGTTTAAGGCTATTTGTGTAAGCCTGTGctgtccagtagaactttctgcaatgatggaaatGGTCTGTATCTATGCTGTCTAACATGGTAGTCATTTGACATAGGGCTAGTACAACATACAACTAAGGAACTGAAGTTTGAAtcgtatttaattaaaaaattgagatataattcataagCCATGatattcatctttttaaagtatacaattcaactttttaaagcaatttgtatttcatttcaaTTAATTACAATTCAAGTGTAAATAAATGGCTCacggctaccatattggacagcacaggtCTAAGACACTGTTCGGTCCACAATGCTTGCTGTTGAATTAGTGCTCAATATAACCTGATCAAaaggctgaatgaataaataccaCTGCCTCCCTTGGCTGATGGGGCCATTTCATCCAAGCCCAAGCCCGCCCCAGGAAGCCAGGGTACAGTGACTGACGGGGGACAGGAGACTGAAGGCAAGAAACCCCCTTCCCCATACCAGGAGTGGGTTGATGCGCATGAATGCAGGCCAGCCTGGGTCGGTGGGGCTGAAGGGGCAGAGGCTGCAGGAGTAGGGGTCAGTGCGGCGGGTGCCCATCAGCACAGCCTCCAGCTGGGGGTGCCGTGCCTGCAGCTCACTTAGGGCCTGCTTCATGTCTCCTTCAGCCTCCAGCACCTGCAGATTGTACCTGAGGAAGAGCGCTGGGAGTCAGGAATGGGCCCTGCCAAGTCCCTCTGGAATCCCAAATCTCCAAGGCCCCTAGTACCTCTTGATGGTGTCCTGTAGAAACTGCTCCAGCTCAGGGAAAGGGGAGATGCTACGGATATACAGGATCTGGAGGGGCTCCTGAGCATCAGGGCACTtcctggggaggaggcaggatcCATTGGCTTGCCAGGATGGGCAAGGAAACACTCCCCAGAGAGCTTGCTCTGTTCCCTTTGGCCACTGGGATAgacaccctctccttctcccttttcGGCCTTCTCATCTGAAGGGAAGAACCCATTTCCTCTGGCAAGCCCACTCTGATCTCTAAAACCTGGAGCCCACACCCGTTTCTAGTATGTAGGCCTTACCTCCCGACAGGACTGTGACTTCCCTGTGGTCGGGGAAGGTGGCTGGCACATCCATACCCAGGGCCAGGTAGGTgtcagatgctcaataaatatgggGAGGATCAGAACTGGTCACTGTGGCTACTGCCCTGCCAAGCCCCACCCAGACACcccccttccttcctgcttcTTAGGATGGGGAACTAGCCAATTGGGGCAGCTCTATCTCTGGGGTCTGCCTCCAGGGGGTGAGCTCACCTCTGCACTGCGGCATGGAAGAGGTGCAGGAGGGCAGTGCAGTCCTTGCCCCCGTTGAAGCCCACGCAGAGCTGGGTGAGGCTGTACCGAGCCAGGGCAGTCTCAATGGTCTGGAGGGCACCTGCCACCTTCTCCCCCAGAGAAGACCCTGCCAGGCAGGCAGGGAAGAGGGCATCAGTTAGCTACATATGGCTGTCAGAGGGCAGTGGGGGCCAAGCTGCCCTTGCTTTAGCCCCTCTCTATCTTCCCAGTGTTCAATTCCTTCATCTGCCCCCGGCCCGCCATTTAGCCATACCTCACGGTATTCTTCACCTCAGTGTATTCCCTCTGAGGGGTCCTGGTTTCTTTTCATTCTCCTACAGCTCATGctgcttccttccctctttcacaCTGTCCTC
It contains:
- the LENEP gene encoding lens epithelial protein, which codes for MQPRTQPLAQTLPFSLGGVLRDTGLRVPIMKMGTGWEGLQQTLKEIAYILLCCWCIKELLD